The DNA sequence TTCTGTACCCGGAGTTACCCAGTCACTGCGACCGTTGATAAAGTCGGCAATGGACATTGGCTTTTTGCCAGGCGGTTGTAGCTGTGTGATAGCAATCGGTGTCGTGCCTGTTGCAATAACGAGGCCTTGCTTATCAGCGCGTAAGATTGTCCCTGCAGGTTTGTCGGACGTTTCAGGCAACAATGTCGCCTGCCAAACCTTAATGGTGTTGCCATTGAGTTGCATTGTAGCAACAGGCCATGGTTGGTATCCGCGAATGTTACGTTCGATTTGCTCTGCTGAATCCTGCCATTTAATTTCGGCTTCTTCTTTGGTCAGCTTGTGAGCATATGTGGCCAAATCATTGTCCTGAGGGATTGGAGTTATGTCCGATTGAGCGATTTTGTCAACTGTGTTGATCAATGCTTTTGGACCTAGCGCTTGTAGTTTTTCGTAGATGGACCCACTGGTATCGTGACTTTCAATTGGGCATGTTTCTATGTGTAACATATCACCAGTATCTAGCCCAACATCCATTTGCATAATGGTAACACCGGTTTCCGGATCACCTGCTAACACCGAGCGTTGGATAGGTGCGGCACCGCGCCATTTAGGTAAAATAGAGCCGTGAACATTAATACAACCGTGCTTCGGCATATCCAAAACCACTTTAGGCAAAATCAAACCATAGGCGACCACTATCATTAGGTCAGCACCGAGAGAAGCAAGTTCTTGCTGCGCCTCTTCGTTTTTGAGACTAGGAGGTTGAAACACCGGAATATCGTTCGCTAATGCGACTTGTTTAACGGCACTTGGCTGAAGCTTTTTACCTCGACCTGCTGGGCGATCTGGCTGTGTGTAACAAGCAATAACGTCATAGTTTTGCTCGATTAAATGCTCCAAGTGTTTCGCGGCAAATTCTGGAGTACCTGCAAAAATGATTTTTAGCGGTGTTGCTGACATTGTGATCCTATTTCTTATTGCTTAGCGGCTAAACGAGCTTCTTTAGCTAGCTTTTTCTTGATTCGCTCACGTTTAAGTGGCGACAAGTAGTCAACAAAAAGTTTGCCGTCTAAGTGGTCATTTTCGTGTTGGATACAAATTGCAAGGAGGCCTTCTGCGTCCAATTCAAAGGTGTTGCCATCGCGATCTTGAGCGCGGACCGTTACTTTTTCAGCGCGTTCTACTTTTGCGTAACAATGTGGAACAGATAAACACCCTTCTTCGTTAATCATCGAGCCTTCTTTTTTGATGATCTCCGGGTTGATAAATGCATATGGTTCGCGCTCTTCATCACCACAATCAGCTACAAATAATCGTACGTGGCGATCAACTTGCGTAGCGGCTAAACCGACGCCATTTTCGTCGTACATAGTTTCAAACATATCGTCAACGAGCTGTTTGATTTCATCGTTTATCTCTTCAACAGGTTTCGCAACAGTGCGAAGACGCTCGTCTGGAAAACGAACAACATCTAAAATTGCCATAATTCTTCTATGCCTTGCCAATTAACATGATTAGCTTGTAATTTTAACTGTTTAGATTCACTATTAACAGAACAACATGTTGCAAATAATAATAATAGGAAATAAGGGAATGCGTGCACTAATTAGTATTATTACTTTTATGCTTGTAATTAGTTCACTATACGTAACTCCATCATTTGCAGATACCCTAACAATTCGCGAAGGTGCGCCGAAGAGTTATGTGGTCAAAAAAGGAGATACGTTGTGGGATATTTCGAGTCTTTATCTTAATGATCCGTGGTTGTGGCCGAAATTATGGAAATTTAATCCTCAGATAAAAAACCCTCACCTTATTTACCCTGGTGACAACATCAAATTAGTTTACGACGCTGAGGGCAAGCCTCAATTAGTTCTCGGTAAGCGCCAACTAAAACTATCTCCTCAAAAACGTGTGAGTTACAAAC is a window from the Psychrosphaera ytuae genome containing:
- the def gene encoding peptide deformylase, producing the protein MAILDVVRFPDERLRTVAKPVEEINDEIKQLVDDMFETMYDENGVGLAATQVDRHVRLFVADCGDEEREPYAFINPEIIKKEGSMINEEGCLSVPHCYAKVERAEKVTVRAQDRDGNTFELDAEGLLAICIQHENDHLDGKLFVDYLSPLKRERIKKKLAKEARLAAKQ
- the fmt gene encoding methionyl-tRNA formyltransferase, yielding MSATPLKIIFAGTPEFAAKHLEHLIEQNYDVIACYTQPDRPAGRGKKLQPSAVKQVALANDIPVFQPPSLKNEEAQQELASLGADLMIVVAYGLILPKVVLDMPKHGCINVHGSILPKWRGAAPIQRSVLAGDPETGVTIMQMDVGLDTGDMLHIETCPIESHDTSGSIYEKLQALGPKALINTVDKIAQSDITPIPQDNDLATYAHKLTKEEAEIKWQDSAEQIERNIRGYQPWPVATMQLNGNTIKVWQATLLPETSDKPAGTILRADKQGLVIATGTTPIAITQLQPPGKKPMSIADFINGRSDWVTPGTEL